A DNA window from Chelativorans sp. AA-79 contains the following coding sequences:
- a CDS encoding helix-turn-helix transcriptional regulator, which translates to MQTGKLAEHDLHHARIAHLEESEGAVLALSSDYPDGHHVPEHRHSRSQLMYALSGVVMVSTGEGRFMVPPEHAVWLPANLDHAVEMLGDVEMRSIYVMPGAIGGLPEDIRVFAVTDLARSLIVEAVKLPPPQQGDARAALVFDLLLHEIPQLPERPLALPLPSDPRLSALCRTFLEKPSARATIDAWARASGMSRRTFTRVFQRETGLSLSTWRQQACLFAALPRLTEGEAVTSVALDLGYESVAAFTTMFKRMLGRPPSRLASAVPYPPRGNAPGE; encoded by the coding sequence ATGCAGACCGGCAAACTGGCCGAACACGACCTCCACCACGCGCGCATCGCTCACCTGGAGGAGAGCGAGGGGGCGGTGCTGGCCCTTTCCAGCGACTATCCCGACGGCCATCATGTTCCCGAACACCGGCACAGCCGGTCGCAGCTGATGTATGCACTGTCCGGCGTGGTGATGGTCAGCACCGGCGAGGGGCGTTTCATGGTGCCGCCCGAGCATGCTGTGTGGCTGCCTGCCAATCTCGACCACGCGGTCGAGATGCTGGGCGATGTGGAAATGCGGTCGATCTATGTCATGCCCGGCGCGATCGGCGGACTGCCGGAGGATATCCGCGTCTTCGCCGTCACGGACCTGGCCCGCAGCCTGATCGTGGAAGCCGTGAAGCTCCCCCCGCCGCAGCAAGGCGACGCACGGGCGGCGCTTGTCTTCGACCTGCTCCTGCATGAGATCCCCCAGCTTCCGGAGCGGCCGCTGGCTCTTCCACTGCCCTCGGACCCGCGACTCTCGGCGCTCTGCCGCACCTTCCTGGAAAAACCGTCGGCACGGGCGACGATCGACGCCTGGGCGAGGGCTTCCGGTATGAGCCGGCGTACCTTCACGCGCGTGTTCCAGCGGGAAACGGGATTGAGTCTGTCCACATGGCGGCAGCAGGCTTGCCTCTTCGCCGCCTTGCCGCGCCTCACGGAAGGCGAGGCGGTCACGAGCGTTGCCCTTGACCTGGGCTACGAAAGCGTGGCGGCCTTCACCACCATGTTCAAGCGCATGCTGGGGAGGCCGCCGAGCCGGTTGGCTTCAGCGGTGCCTTATCCGCCCAGAGGGAATGCGCCAGGTGAATGA
- a CDS encoding FCD domain-containing protein, whose product MSTLRERSRNRPPRGPKRPAVICDEIKDWIVKQNLKPGDRLPQEKVLIERFRASKGTMREALHSLEAQGLVTTRTGPGGGIFVSALGENRAMELLANYFFFRQPSLADIYAMRCQLEPELAASLVGRLGEEDYQRLEETMRVYDHPAETVGEEYQQRMAELDFHAVLAELCPNALLGFMCGFLQTLLRNLTVCRRIYDRPNPALRETGLSYQTRLIEALKAGDAESVRSIMYKHMLSAWRYMEACEAETKADFLRLGK is encoded by the coding sequence ATGAGCACGCTGCGCGAGAGGAGCCGGAACCGGCCGCCGCGCGGGCCGAAGCGCCCGGCCGTCATCTGCGACGAGATCAAGGACTGGATCGTCAAGCAGAACCTCAAGCCCGGCGACCGGCTGCCGCAGGAGAAGGTGCTGATCGAGCGCTTCCGCGCATCGAAGGGGACCATGCGCGAGGCCCTGCATTCGCTGGAGGCGCAGGGGCTGGTGACGACCCGCACGGGCCCCGGCGGCGGCATCTTCGTCTCCGCCTTGGGCGAGAACCGGGCGATGGAGTTGCTCGCCAACTACTTCTTCTTCCGCCAGCCCTCCCTCGCCGACATCTATGCGATGCGCTGCCAGCTCGAGCCGGAGCTTGCGGCAAGCCTCGTCGGACGCCTGGGCGAGGAGGATTATCAGCGGCTGGAAGAGACCATGCGCGTCTACGACCACCCGGCGGAGACGGTGGGCGAGGAATACCAGCAGCGCATGGCCGAGCTCGATTTCCACGCGGTGCTGGCCGAGCTGTGCCCGAACGCGCTCTTGGGCTTCATGTGCGGCTTCCTGCAGACCCTCCTGCGCAACCTGACGGTCTGCCGCCGCATCTACGACCGCCCCAATCCGGCCCTGCGCGAGACCGGCCTTTCCTACCAGACCCGGCTGATAGAGGCCCTGAAGGCCGGCGACGCCGAGAGCGTCCGCTCCATCATGTACAAGCACATGCTGAGCGCGTGGCGCTATATGGAAGCCTGCGAGGCGGAAACGAAGGCCGACTTCTTACGCCTGGGGAAGTAG
- a CDS encoding oligopeptide/dipeptide ABC transporter ATP-binding protein: MSGTVLETEGLTRVFGGGRRFFGGRKPQVHAVQGVDLALRQGETLGIVGESGCGKSTLARMLVGLDAPTAGTIRMKGEDVTALAKSTPRGLARRIQYVFQDPVSSLNPRKTIRRILEAPMKHLLGFDAARRRQRLEELMDAVSLRSEHLTRYPHEFSGGQAQRIGIARALAAEPEILVLDEPVSALDVSVQAQVLNLLDDLKARFGLTYVFISHDLSVVESVSDRVAVMYFGRIVEEAGAAELFARPCHPYTRLLFASAPVPGRKGLAGEEGLAELPDPLNPPPGCAFAPRCPRADETCTRERPPLVGGVRREACFHPLDDAVLERSA, encoded by the coding sequence ATGAGCGGGACTGTTCTCGAGACGGAAGGCCTGACCCGCGTCTTCGGCGGCGGCCGTAGGTTCTTCGGTGGTCGGAAGCCACAGGTGCATGCGGTGCAGGGCGTCGACCTCGCCCTTCGCCAGGGCGAGACGCTGGGCATCGTGGGCGAGTCGGGCTGCGGGAAATCCACGCTGGCGCGCATGCTGGTGGGCCTCGACGCGCCGACCGCGGGCACCATCCGCATGAAGGGCGAGGACGTGACGGCGCTGGCGAAGAGCACGCCGCGCGGCCTTGCCCGCCGCATCCAGTATGTATTCCAGGACCCGGTTTCCTCGCTCAACCCACGCAAGACCATCCGGCGCATCCTCGAAGCGCCGATGAAGCACCTGCTGGGGTTTGACGCCGCGAGGCGGCGGCAGCGTCTGGAGGAGCTGATGGATGCGGTCAGCCTGCGCAGCGAGCATCTCACCCGCTATCCGCACGAGTTCTCCGGCGGCCAGGCGCAGCGCATCGGCATCGCGCGCGCGCTTGCCGCCGAGCCGGAGATCCTGGTGCTTGACGAGCCGGTCTCGGCGTTGGATGTCTCCGTCCAGGCGCAGGTCCTGAACCTGCTCGACGATCTCAAGGCGCGCTTCGGCCTCACCTATGTCTTCATCAGCCATGATCTCTCGGTTGTGGAAAGCGTCTCCGACCGGGTGGCGGTGATGTATTTCGGACGCATTGTCGAAGAGGCGGGAGCGGCGGAACTGTTCGCCCGCCCGTGTCATCCCTATACTAGGCTCCTGTTCGCTTCGGCCCCCGTGCCGGGCAGGAAGGGGCTTGCGGGCGAGGAGGGGCTGGCCGAGCTGCCGGACCCGCTGAACCCGCCACCCGGCTGCGCCTTCGCCCCGCGCTGCCCGCGCGCGGATGAGACGTGCACGCGGGAGCGGCCGCCGCTGGTTGGCGGCGTTCGCCGCGAGGCATGCTTCCATCCCCTTGACGATGCGGTGCTGGAGCGTTCGGCATGA
- a CDS encoding MFS transporter: MTGANAIKGRISGDSTAYAVILAVSFCHLLNDTMQSLLSALYPMLKDNYRLDFWQIGLLTMAFQVTASLLQPAIGMYADKRPMPNWLPASMASTLVGLLILAFATQYAFLVLGAMLIGLGSAIFHPESSRVARLASGGRYGFAQSLFQVGGNFGSALGPLLAAFIVVPRGQTSVAAFSVAAMAGMFVLWRVGLWYARNLAAGGRKAAGAGSAILPRRTVVVALTVLVALTLSKYIYMASITSYYTFYVIETFGMSVQASQILLFVFLGAVAAGTMLGGPLGDRIGARKVIWFSILGVLPFTLALPYANLYGTVALTAVIGLVMASAFPAIVVFAQELVPGRVGMIAGIFFGLAFGMSGIAAAVLGLVADAKGIGFVFSACSFLPLLGLLTALLPETRMAGQDAA; this comes from the coding sequence TTGACCGGCGCGAACGCGATCAAGGGCAGGATTTCGGGCGATAGCACCGCTTATGCGGTCATCCTGGCCGTGAGCTTCTGTCATCTCCTGAACGATACCATGCAGTCGCTCCTGTCAGCGCTTTACCCCATGCTGAAAGACAACTACCGGCTCGACTTCTGGCAGATCGGCCTTCTGACCATGGCCTTCCAGGTCACCGCATCCCTGCTGCAGCCGGCCATCGGCATGTATGCCGACAAGCGCCCGATGCCCAACTGGCTGCCGGCCAGCATGGCATCCACCCTTGTCGGCCTGCTCATCCTAGCCTTCGCCACCCAGTATGCCTTCCTGGTTCTCGGCGCGATGCTGATCGGGCTCGGCTCGGCGATCTTCCATCCCGAATCCTCGCGTGTGGCGCGCCTGGCTTCCGGCGGCCGCTACGGCTTCGCACAATCGCTCTTCCAGGTGGGCGGGAATTTCGGCTCCGCGCTCGGTCCGCTGCTGGCGGCCTTCATCGTCGTGCCGCGGGGACAGACCAGCGTTGCGGCGTTTTCCGTGGCGGCGATGGCGGGCATGTTCGTGCTCTGGCGCGTCGGCCTCTGGTACGCCCGGAACCTCGCCGCGGGCGGCAGGAAGGCAGCCGGCGCCGGCAGCGCGATCCTTCCGCGGCGCACCGTGGTGGTGGCGCTTACGGTCCTCGTGGCGCTCACCCTCTCGAAATACATCTACATGGCGAGCATTACGAGCTACTACACCTTCTATGTGATCGAGACGTTCGGAATGTCGGTGCAGGCTTCGCAGATCCTGCTCTTCGTATTCCTCGGCGCCGTCGCCGCCGGAACGATGCTCGGCGGGCCGCTCGGCGACCGCATAGGCGCGCGGAAAGTGATCTGGTTTTCCATTCTCGGAGTCCTTCCCTTCACGCTCGCGCTGCCCTACGCCAACCTCTATGGGACCGTGGCGCTGACCGCAGTGATCGGCCTTGTGATGGCATCCGCCTTCCCGGCGATCGTCGTCTTCGCCCAGGAACTCGTGCCGGGACGGGTCGGCATGATCGCCGGCATCTTCTTCGGGCTCGCCTTCGGCATGAGCGGCATCGCCGCCGCGGTCCTGGGGCTCGTCGCCGACGCGAAGGGGATCGGCTTCGTCTTCAGCGCCTGCTCCTTCCTGCCGCTCCTTGGGCTCTTGACGGCGCTGCTTCCCGAAACGCGCATGGCGGGACAGGATGCCGCCTGA